The sequence GCCCCACACCGGCGTCGGTGTGCTCGAGGGCATCGCCGACGGACTGCGTGAGGCGCTCGCCGAGCTCGCCCCGGGCGCGGGTGTCGTCGGCGGCGACCTCTCGGTCTCGTCGGTGCTCACGATCGCCGTGACCGCCTTCGGCGATCTCGAGGGTCGGCCGCCCGTGCTCCGGTCAGGTGCCCGGCCGGGCGACGTCATCGCGCACGCGGGCGCGCGCGGCGATGCGGCCCGCGGGCTCGCGGTGCTGTTCGAGCACGCGACGGATGCGTCGGGCGAGCCCGACGCGACCGCGACCGCGCGGGTTCGTGCGGAGCATCCGGATCTCGTCGCGGCCCAGCTCGCCCCCGTCCCGCCGGTGTCTGCGGGTGTGGTCGCGGCGATCGCGGGCGCGACCGCCATGCTCGACGTCTCCGACGGACTCGCACGCGACGCGCTGCGGATCGCTCGCGCGAGCGGGGTCGACCTCGACTTCGCATCCGAGCGTCTCGGACCCGATCCGCGGATCGCGCTCGCGGGAGCGGAGGATCACGGGCTCCTCGCGACGTTCCCGGACGGTGCCGCGATCCCTGCGCCGTTCGAGCCCGTGGGCCGCGTGCTCGCCGGCGACGGGGTCGTGCGCATCGACGGCGAGGTGGCCGGCGCGGGCGGCTGGGACCCCTATGCGGGCTGGGACGGCCGCGCGGGCTGATGCCCGGCGCGGGTCACCGCTCGGTCGTGCGCGCCCACCAGAGCGCGGTCTCGCCGTAGTCGCGGCGACGGTCGCGTTCGACAGCGTCGGGCCAGCTCGGCTCGGGCGATCGCGAGCTGCGCTCGACGAGCACGGTCGCGCCCGGTTCGAGGCGGGGGACGACCAGTTCGAGCACGCGCGTGAGCTCGCCCTCGGTGAGGTCGTAGGGCGGGTCGATGAACACGACGTCGGCCGTGAACACGGCCGTCTCGAGGTACGCGGCCACGGCCTGCGCGGCCACCCGGATGCGCGGTGTGACGCCCGTCGCGGCGCTCTTCGCCGCGCGCTCGATCGCCTGCGCGTTGCGCCGGCACACCTCGGCGGCGGGCTTCGCACGTTCGACCAGCACGACCTCGCTCGCACCGCGGCTGGCCGCCTCGAGCCCGAGTGCGCCGGAGCCTGCGTACAGGTCGAGCACAGCCGCACCGGTGAGCTCGTCGCGCGCCTCGAGCGCGGAGAAGATGGCCTCGCGCACGCGGTCGCTCGTCGGGCGGGTCCCACTGCGCGGCACGTGCAGGGTGAGCGAGCCGGCGAATCCGGCGATGATACGCGTCATGTCGTCGGCAGCCTACCGTCTGGCGCGCAGCTGTCATGATGGAAGGGTGGATGACTCGACCGACGCCGCGCCCGCCGAACCGGCCCGCCACCGGGTGCGCGAGGAGCAGTACGCCATCGACCGGCTCTGGGACTTCTCGGATCCGGCCCTGAGCGAGGCGCGGTTCCGCGAGGCCGCCGACGACGTCGAGCGCACGGCGCACATCCGAGCCGCTATGGCGACCCAGCTGGCGCGCGCGATCGGCATCCAGGGTCGCGTCGACGACGCGTTCGCCGTGCTGGACGCCGTCGAGGACGGCGCCCGCCGCGCGGCGGACGGCGAGCTCGCCGACGTCGAGCTCGAGGACGCCGAGCTCGCCGAGGTCCGCGCGCGCGTCGCGCTCGAACGTGGACGCATCCTCGTCTCCGCCGAACGCGGGCGCGAGGCCGTGGCCAGCCTCACGCGCGCGGTGCGCGAGGCCGCGCACGCCAAGAGCGCGTTCCTCGCGCTCGACGCCCTGCACATGCTCGCGCTCACCGACGTCGGTCACGAGCGGGAATGGGCCGAGCAGGGTCTCGAACTGCTCGCCGCCGACCGCGATCCACGAGAGCTCCGCTGGGGCGTCGCGCTGCACAACAACCTCGGCTGGACCCTGCTCGACCTCGGTGACGCCGGCGCCGCGCTCACCCAGTTCGAGCTCGCCGTGGAGGCCGCCGACCAGTACGGCACCGCCGAGCAGCAGCACGTGACGCGCTGGTCGGTCGGCCGCGCGCTGCGCGCAGTCGGCCGCACCGATGAGGCGCTCAGCCTCCAGCGCGAGCTGGCTCGCGCCCGCCCGGATGACCCGTACGTCGCCGCCGAGATCGAGGCGTTGACGGAGGGCGAGCCTACGATCGAGGCATGACGAGCGAGGCGACCGACCCGGGCACGTTCACGCTCGACACCCGGCTGTCGGGCGCGCTCGGCGGCCGGACCGCGCAGGCGTTCCAGCGAGCCTTCGGCTACACGACCGTCGGCGACCTGCTCGCGCACTACCCGCGCAGATACGCCGAGCGCGGTGAGCTCACGGTGCTCGAGACACTCCCGCTCGGTGAGAACGTCACGATCGTCGCCGACGTGCTCGAGGCCCGAACGCGCGAGATGCGCCAGCGACGCGGCTCCATCTTCGAGGCGATCATCTCCGACGGCACCGGCAAGCTGACCCTCACGTTCTTCAACCAGCGGTGGCGCGAGGCCGAGCTGCGCCCGGGCCGCCGGGGTGTGTTCGCCGGCAAGGTCAGCGACTACCGTGGCGGCCGGCAGCTCGCGCACCCGGCCTACGAGCTGTTCGACGACGAGGGGCCCGAGATCGACGCGGCGACCAAACGCTGGATCGAGGCGCCGCTGCCGATCTACCCGGCCACCTCGACGCTCACCAGCTGGCAGATCGCGAAGTCGATCGTGCTGCTGCTCGACGGCCTCGGCCCGCTCGACGACCCGGTACCGGCGGAGCTTCGGCGCGAGCGCTCACTCCTGACCTACCGTGACGCGCTGCAGCGGGTGCACCGGCCCGAGCACCACCGCGACGTCAAAGCGGCGGAGCGCACGCTGCGCTTCATGGAGGCGTTCGTGCTGCAGGCCGCGCTGCTCGCCAGGCGGGCCGAACTGCTCACCCGCCGAGCGACGCCGCGGCACCCCGCGCCGGGCGGGCTCCTGTCGCGGTTCGACGCGACGCTGCCGTTCAGGCTCACGGGCGATCAGGTGATCGTCGGCGACGAGGTCGCCGGCGACCTCGCCAAGCCCTGGCCCATGCACCGGCTGGTCCAGGGCGAGGTCGGCTCGGGCAAGACGCTGGTCGCCCTGCGGGCGATGCTCGCCGTCGCCGACTCCGGCGGTCAATCGGCGCTGCTCGCACCGACCGAGGTGCTCGCCGCGCAGCATCTCCGCTCGATCTCGAAGATGCTCGGGCCCGATCTGTCGGCGCAGGTGATGCCGACGCTCGTGACCGGTCAGCTGCCGGCGGCCGAGCGGCGAAAGGCGCTGCTGCGGGCCGCAGCGGGCCAGGCCCGCATCGTGGTCGGTACGCACGCGTTGCTCGGCGAGAAGGTGTCGTTCGCCGATCTCGGGCTCGTCGTGGTCGACGAGCAGCATCGGTTCGGCGTCGAACAGCGTGAGGCACTTCGGCTGAAGGGTGAGCAGCCGCACGTGCTCGTCCTCACGGCGACGCCGATCCCGCGGACCGTGGCCATGACGGTGTTCGGCGACCTCGACGTGTCGACCATCCACGAGCTGCCGGCCGGCCGTGCCGGCATCGAGAGCCACGTGGTCCCGCTCGCGGTCCGTCCCGGCTGGCGGCCGCGCGTCTGGAGCCGCCTGGTCGAAGAGCTCGAGCTCGGGCGGCAGGCCTTCGTCGTGTGCCCGGCGATCGACCCGCGCGTCCTCGAAGACGACGGCGACGCGCCCGAGAGCGACGACGACGCGGCTCCGCCGCGGCCCGGTGCCTCCGTCGTCGAGGTGCTCGCCGAGCTGCGTGCCCACCCCGGACTGGCCGGCCACCGCGTCGAGCCGTTGCACGGCCGGATGACGGCCGACGAGAAGGACGCGACCATGCGGGCGTTCGCCGCGGGTGAGATCGACGTGCTCGTCGCGACGACCGTCATCGAGGTCGGCGTCGACGTGCCGAACGCGAGCGCCATGGTCGTCATCGACGCCGACCGGTTCGGCGTCTCGCAGCTGCACCAGCTCCGCGGCCGGGTCGGCCGGGGCAGCGTCCCGGGGCTCTGCCTGCTGGTGACGCACGCCGACGTCGGATCGGTCGCGCTCGAACGTCTCGAGGCGGTGGCCGCCACGCTCGACGGGTTCGAGCTCGCCCAGGTCGATCTCGAGCTGCGGCGCGAGGGCGACGTGCTCGGTGCCACGCAATCGGGCGGGCGGTCTTCGCTGAAGCTCCTGCGCGTGGCACGCGACGGCGACATCATCGCCGAGGCGCGGGCGTCGGCCTCCGCGCTCATCGACGACGGTGTCGGGCTGCGCGGTCACCCCGCGCTCGCGGCCGCCGTCCGCCGGCGGCTCGACGACGACGCGAGCGAGTTCCTGAGCAAAGGGTGATCCTGAGCAACGGCTGAAACTTCTCCCGTCCGGTTGGACGACGGAACACGGGCACTACGCTGGGATTCATGCAGCGGATCGCCGTCGTCCCCGGCTCGTTCGACCCCGTCACCCGGGGGCACCTCGATGTGATCGAGCGGGCCGCCGCGCTGTACGACGAGCTGCACGTCGTGGTCGTGCACAATCCCGGCAAGCAGGCCCTGTTGCCCATCGCGCAGCGCGTGGCGCTCATCGAGCAGGCGATCGCCGACGCAGACATCGCCGGTGAGATCGTCGTCGCCTCGTGGAGCATGGGGCTGCTCGTGGACTACTGCACCGACGTCGGCGCATCGGTGCTGATCAAGGGCATCCGCTCGCAGGTCGACGTGGCGTACGAGACGCCGATGGCGATCGTGAACCGGCACCTCGCGGGTGTCGAGACGGTGTTCCTGCTGCCCGATCCGGCGAACGCGCACGTGTCGAGCTCCCTGGTGCGTCAGGTCGCGGCGCTCGGCGGCGACGTGGCACCGTACGTTCCGCGTGCCGTGGCGGACTACCTCGCGGGGGCGATGACCCCGTGAGCGAGGTCGCCGCAGCCGTCTCCACCGACGCCGATGCACCGGTCATGAGCATCGACGGCGTGGGCGCCGGCGCGGCGCGCATCGTGCAGAACGTCGAGACCGTGATCAGCGGCAAGCGCGAGGCGATCACCGCGGCGCTCACCGTCGTGCTCGCCGAGGGGCACCTCCTCATCGAGGACGTGCCGGGCGTCGGCAAGACCATGCTCGCGAAGGCGCTGGCTCGCTCGGTCGACTGCTCGGTCAGTCGCATCCAGTTCACTCCCGATCTGCTGCCGAGCGACGTCACCGGCGTCTCGGTCTTCGATCAGGCGTCGCGGCGGTTCGAGTTCAAGCCGGGGCCCGTCTTCGCCAATGTGGTCATCGGCGATGAGATCAACCGCGCCAGCCCGAAGACGCAATCTGCCCTCCTCGAATGCATGGAGGAGCGACAGGTGACGGCCGACGGGCGCACCTACGCCCTCGAGCATCCCTTCACCGTGGTCGCCACGCAGAACCCGATCGAGATGGAGGGCACGTACCCGTTGCCCGAGGCGCAGCGCGACCGCTTCATGGCACGCATCTCGATGGGGTACCCGGCCGCCGCCGACGAGCTGTCGATGCTCTCGACGCGCGAGACGTCGAGCCCGCTCGACCGGGTGCAGGCCGTCGTGGATCTCGCCGAGTTCCGCGACATGATCCGTGCCGTGCATCACGTCTACACGTCGCCGCCCGTGAAGGAGTACGCCGTCGACCTGGCCCGCGCCAGCCGCGCCGATCGGCAGCTGCGGCTCGGGGCGAGCCCACGTGCGACGCTGCAGCTGGTGCGTGCCGCGAAAGCGCACGCGGCGATGCACGGCCGGGACTTCGTGCTCCCCGACGACATCGACGCGCTCGCGGTGCCCGTCTTCGGCCACCGGCTCGTGCCGACCAGCCGCGCGCTCGGCGCGCACGACCGCGACAGTGGCCCGCTCGTCGACGCGATCGTGCGGCGCATCGTCAGCGACACCCCGGTGCCGGTCGGCGCCATCAGACGGGAGTGAACGGATGCCTCGGGCCCGCGCGTCGCGAGCCGCGGCACTGCCGCGGCTGACCCGGCGCGGCGGGACCCTGCTGATCGGCGGGTTCGTGCTCTTCGGCATCACGCTCTGGTTCGATCTGCGCGACGTCATGCTGCTCGCGTTCGTGGGCATCGTGCTGCCGCTCGTGGCGCTCGTCTACGTGACGTTCGTCGTCCCGCGACTCGCGGTGCGACGCAGCTTCGTCCCCGCCGTGGTCGAGGCCGGAAACTCGGCACGCGTGGTGCTCGCCGTGCAGAACCGGGCCCGGCGCGCCTTCGACGGCGCCAGATGGTACGACACCGCACCGCCGGGCCTCCTCGGGCCACCCGAGTCCGTGCTCCCGGCGCTCGGGGCCTGGGAACGTACGCTGCCGAGCGGCGACGACACGGCGCGGCTCGAGTACCGCATGCGGACGAGCGAGCGCGGCGTGTACGACATCGGGCCGTTGCGGGTGACCACAACCGATCCGTTCGGGCTCGCTCGGGTGAGCCGCGATGCCGGCACCGCGCACGAGCTCGTCGTGACGCCGCCCGTGACCGCGCTCGACCCGGCGATCGGTACCGCGGCCGCGGTGGACGGCGTGTTGCACGGCCTGCAGCGGCGCACGCACCCGAACGCGGACGAGTTCATCGCCCGTGAGTACCGGCACGGCGACCCGCTCCGGCGTGTGCACTGGCCCGCGACGGCCCGCCGGGGCGAGCTCATGGTGCGCGAGGAGGAGCAGCGCGGTGATCCCGAGGCCCGGCTGATCCTCGACACGACGCTTGCGGCACGGGCCGACCGTGGCGTGGTCCGCAGCGGAGACGATCACCGGCATTTCGGGTTCGAGCTCGCCGTCGAGATCGCGGCCTCCGTCGGGGTGCACCTCATCGAGCGCGGATTCCGGCTCCGGGCCGACCGGCTCGACGACCCCGTGCACGGCGCACTCTCCGAGGCGTCGGCCGAGGGCTACCGGCTGCCCGCCGGCGACCGGCAGCTGCTCGAGGACCTTGCTCGCCTCCCGAATCCGGCGGCGGGCCGACGGCATGCGCGCGACGAGGGAGCGCCGTCGACGGTCGTCGTCTCCGAGGCGCGCATGCCGGGCTATGCGGTGCTCGTGGACCCCGATGCGACCGACGCACAGCACCTGGTGGCACTTCGACCGGCACTCTCCCCGGCGATCGCGTTCGTGGTGCCGGGCGTCGATCCGCGCGTCGTCGAGGCGCTCGAGGAGGCCGACTGGCAGGTCGTCTCGGTCCGGCGTGTCGCCGACCTGCCCGATGTCTGGGTCGACACGGGCACGAGGCGACGCGCCACGGCGCACCGGTCCGGAAGGCGGGCCGGCGATGCATCCTGAGCTCGCGCCCCTCACCCGAGGTCAGCGCACGGCGCTGGCCGGAGCGACCGCCCTGCTCATGATCGCCGCGGTCGCGGCGCTCGGCCCACTCATCGACGGTTCGGCCTGGGGCTGGATGTGCGCGTTCATGATCGTGGGGGTGATCGGGGCGAGCCTCGGGCTCAGGGTGCTGCGGACGCCGGGATTCCTCGTCCCGATCCTGGGCATCGGCGTGCTGATCGGCCTGCTCACGCTGCTGTTCGGCGGCGGCACGAGCTTCGCGCTCATCGTGCCGACGGGCGCCACGTTCGAGTACTTCGGCGCGCTCGCGGCGGGGGCCGAGCAGACGATCCAGCAGCAATCGGTTCCGGCGATCCCCGTGCCCGCGCTGCAGTTCGCGCTCGCGATCGGGGCCGGCGTGCTCGCGCTGCTCGCCGACTTCTCCGTGCAGTCGGCGCGCCTGCCGGCGCTCGCGGCGGTGCCGGCGTTCGTCCCGGTCCTGATTCCGGGGTTCATCATCGCGGACGGGGCCGAACCCATCGTGCTCATCTGCACGGCCGCGGCCTTCCTGCTGCTGCTCCGTCTCGACGTGCGCTTCCGGCGCCGCGGCGAGCTCGCCCGGCTCGCGTCGGGCGGTGAGGACTCGGTCGTGACCGACGGGCCGCGCCGCGTGCCGCTCGCCTCGACGATCGGCGCGACGCTCGGCGTCGCCACCGTCGGGTTGCTCGTGGCCGGCGTGCTGACCGCGGCGACGCCGAGTGTGTCGTCCAGCCTGCTCGTGGGCTCGCAGAACACGGGAGCGCTGTTCTCGCGCGGGGTGAGCCCGTTCATCGACCTCGGCCGGGATCTCCGGCGTCCCGGCGCGGTCCCGGCCTTCTCGTACGTCGCGCGCGACGGCGACCGCCCGTACTTCACGCTGCTGACCCTCGACCTGTTCGAGGGCGAGGTGTGGGGCGTGACCGACCGCAGCCTCGACGCGGAGAACACGGTCGACCGAATGCCCCGACCGGTGGGCCTCGACCCGGACATCGTGACCACGGAGCATCCGATCGACGTCACGATCGACGAGCTGCGGACCACCTGGCTGCCGGTGCCGTACCCGGCCGCGTCGGTCGAGCGCCTCAACGGGTCGTGGTTCTGGGATCGTGAGTCGCTCACCGTTCGCAGCGCCGACGCCAACACCGCCGGCCAGCGATACCGGGTCAATCGGCTGGTCGCCTCGCCGACCCCCGAGCAGCTGCGTGCGGCCGAGCGGCCCGATCGCGACGCCTTCGCCTCCTATCTCGCGTTGCCCGACGAGCGCCCGCAGATCATCACGGACACCGCGGCGGCGGTCGCCGGCTCAGCGGCGTCGCCCTACGACGCGGCCGTGGCCATCCAGGAGTACCTGCGCGGACCGCGGTTCCAGTACTCGGTCGACGCCCCGGTCGAAGAGGGGTACGACGGCGGCGGCTACGACGTCATCGCGAGCTTCCTCGACCTGCGTGAGGGCTACTGCGTGCACTTCGCCTCGACGATGGCGGTGCTCGCGCGGGAATCGGGCATTCCGTCGCGGATCTCGATCGGGTACATCGCCGGTTCGGCGACCGATCGCCGGGTCGACAATGTGGCCGTGGTCGAGGTCGACAGCCACGACCTGCACGCCTGGCCGGAGCTGTACTTCGAGGGCGTCGGCTGGGTGCCGTTCGAGCCGACGCCGGGTCGCGGCACCGTGCCCTCCTACACGCGTCCGCAGGCGGGCCAGGTCCCGACGACGCCGGTGACTCCCGGCCGGCTTCCGGTCGAGAGTGCTCGTCCCGACGTCGACCCGGACCGCGGAGTGACCGAAGCCGGGTCGCAGACCGCGGAACCCGCCGGTCAGGTGTGGGTGCGCGTCGGCGGGCTCGCGCTCGTCGCGGGCGCGATCGTGCTGCTCCCCGCCGGCCTGCGACTCGCGCAAGGGCTCACCCGCAGACGCCGGATGCGGCACGGGGCGGCGCCGGCGCAGGCGGCCTGGGACGAGGTACGGGCGAGTGCGCGCGATCTCGGCGCCGGTGGCGCGGAGACCGAGACGGCGCGCGCGTTCACGGCGCGGATCGCGAGTCGCCCGGCGTTCGACGGCGATGCGGGTGCCGCGCTGGCCGAGCTGCGGAACGCGATCGAGCGTGAACGGTACGGCCCGCCGGGCGACCCCCGGCCGGGTACCGTGCGGCTGCCGGCCGAGGAGTTGGTCACGGCGGTGGCCACGGTGCGCTCGGCGCTCCGCGCCGATGCGGGCGCTGCGACGCGGGTGCGCGCGGTGCTGCTGCCGGCCTCGCTGCTCCCGGGTGTGCGGCTGCCGGGCCGCAACACGCCGGCCGGCGCGTAGAATCGACGATCGTGGTCAATAAGGAACAGCCTTTCCGCGTGCACGTGCGCGACCTCGTGAACCGTCCGGGAGAGATGCGCGAGCAGCGGCTCACCATCGCCGTACCCGACGCGATGGGTGAGGGGCTCGTGTCGGTGCGTGCCGGCAGCGAGCTCGATCTCGACGTGCGCCTCGAGTCTGTGCATGAGGGCGTCCTCGTGACCGCGGAGGTCGATGCGACGGCCGAGGGCGAGTGCGGTCGGTGCCTCATCGACATCGCTCTCCCGGTCGAAGTCGAGTTCCAGGAGCTTTTCGCGTATCATTCTGGGGAAGCTTTCGAGTATGAGGTTCAAGACGACCACGTGGATCTTGAATCGCTCATCCGAGATGCGGTGGTGCTGGCACTACCCTTCCAGCCGGTGTGCCGGCCTGATTGCCCCGGTCTCGACCCTGTGACCGGTCAACGTCTGGCCGATCATCCGGAACTCGTCGCTCGCGATGAGCGCGACCCGCGATGGGCCGCGCTCGCCGGGTTCCAGGCTTCCGAAGACGAGGGCTCGGGTGCAGCATCCGACGCCGACTTGAACAGAGATTGAGAGAGCATCATGGCGGTTCCCAAGCGGAAGAAGTCCCGAGCCAACACCCACGCGCGTCGTTCGCAGTGGAAGGCCGAGGTCCCCACGCTGGTCAAGACCGTGGAGAACGGCAAGACCACGTACAGCCTTCCGCACCGCGCGAAGGTCGTCGAGGACTCGGCCGGCACGGCCCTGTTCCTCGAGTACAAGGGCCGCAAGGTCGCCGACGTCTAGTCGGCCAGAGCCTGTCGACCGACCGGTGGTGACGCGTACGGGGCGCACTGGGGCCGGGCATCGAACGCTCGACGAACTGCTGCAGACGCTGCAGGTCGAGCTCGATCCCGAACTCCTGCTCCTCGCGCTGACCCACCGGTCGTTCGCGTACGAGAACGGCGGCATCCCGACCAACGAGCGGCTCGAGTTCCTGGGGGACTCCATCCTCGGGCAGGCCGTCACGGTGCGGCTGTACCGCGACCATCCCGACCTCGACGAGGGCGAGCTCGCCAAGCGGCGCGCGAGCCTCGTGTCGAGTGTCGCGCTCGCCGAGGTCGCGCGCGCCATCGGGCTGGGCCCGTTCATCAGGCTGGGCCGGGGTGAGATGCTCACCGGCGGTGCCGACAAGCCGTCGATCCTCGCGGACACCGTCGAGGCGATCATCGGTGCCGTGTACCTCGATCAGGGCGGCGACGTGGCGACCGCGCTGGTGATGCGGCTCGTCGGCCCGCTCATGCGCGACCCCGACCGGTTCGGTGCTGCGATGGACCCGAAGACGAGCCTGCAAGAGATCGCCGCGCGCATCGGTGCACCCGCTCCCGTGTACACGGTGACCGAGAGCGGCCCCGATCACAACAAGCACTTCATGGCGACGGTCGCCGTGGGCGACCTGGTCGTCGCCAGCGGCGACGGTTCGAGCAAGAAACAGGCCGAGATGTCCGCGGCGCTCGAGGCCTGGACCGTGCTGAGCGCGGCACGCTGACGTGCCTGAGCTCCCCGAGGTCGAGGTCGTCCGCGCGGGCCTCGCGCCGGCGGTCACCGGCGCCCGCGTCGCGGGCGTCGAGGTGCTGGATGCCCGGTCGCTCAAGCGCCACGACGCGGCGTCGGGCGCGTTCGAGGCGCTCGTCACCGGCGCGCGCATCGAGGCTGCGGTTCGGCGCGGCAAGTTCCTGTGGCTGCCGTTCCAGCCTGCGACGGGACGAGCGGCGGATGCCACTGACGGCACCCGCGTCGCGAACACCGCCGACCCGGGGCATCCGCTCGCGCTCGTCGGCCATCTGGGCATGAGCGGTCAGATGCTGCTGCGCACGCCCGACCACCCCGGCGACGACCGCCATGCCCGGATCCGCCTGCACCTCGAGCACCCGGGTCATGGCGAGCTCCGCGTCGACTTCGTGGACCAGCGCATCTTCGGGTCGCTCGCGGTGGACCGGATGGTGCCGACCCGCGACGGCGAGGTCGCCGGATTCTCCGCAGCGGTCACCGGTGCGTGGGCGCGGTCGATCCCGACCCAGGTGGCGCACATCGCGCGTGACCCGCTCGACCCCGCGTTCGACGAGGCGGCGTTCTTCGCGGCCCTTGCGCGGCGGGCCACGGGCATCAAGCGTGTGATGCTCGACCAGGGCGTCGTGAGCGGCATCGGCAACATCTACGCCGACGAGGCGCTCTGGGCCGCCAGGCTGCACCCCGAGCAGCCGGCCGCGTCGCTCTCGCGTGCGAAGGCGCGAACGCTGCTCGAAGCCGTGTGCGACGTGCTGCTGAAGGCGCTCGCCGAGGGTGGCACGAGCTTCGACGCCCAGTACGTGAACGTGAACGGCGCATCCGGCTACTTCGCGCACTCGCTGAACGCCTACGGCCAGACGGGCACGCCCTGCCCGCGCTGCGGCACCCCGATCGTGCGCGAGCCGTTCATGAACCGCTCATCGCACCGCTGCCCGCGCTGCCAGCGCCTGCGCGCGTCGCGCCCGGCCTGACCCGCTGCGGCGTCGGACACGTGATCCGCGGTACGGTCTCGTCGGGTCGCTACCGGCAGAGCGGCGATCGAACGCATCGCCGACGATCCTGGCCGCGGGCGAGCCTGCAATGAGATCCGTGATGGCTACCGCCGGTACGGGATCGGCAGCCACATTCTTTTCTCCGTCGAGAACGTGGACAGCGTGGACGTGATCCGCATTCTGCAT is a genomic window of Agromyces protaetiae containing:
- a CDS encoding transglutaminaseTgpA domain-containing protein, which codes for MHPELAPLTRGQRTALAGATALLMIAAVAALGPLIDGSAWGWMCAFMIVGVIGASLGLRVLRTPGFLVPILGIGVLIGLLTLLFGGGTSFALIVPTGATFEYFGALAAGAEQTIQQQSVPAIPVPALQFALAIGAGVLALLADFSVQSARLPALAAVPAFVPVLIPGFIIADGAEPIVLICTAAAFLLLLRLDVRFRRRGELARLASGGEDSVVTDGPRRVPLASTIGATLGVATVGLLVAGVLTAATPSVSSSLLVGSQNTGALFSRGVSPFIDLGRDLRRPGAVPAFSYVARDGDRPYFTLLTLDLFEGEVWGVTDRSLDAENTVDRMPRPVGLDPDIVTTEHPIDVTIDELRTTWLPVPYPAASVERLNGSWFWDRESLTVRSADANTAGQRYRVNRLVASPTPEQLRAAERPDRDAFASYLALPDERPQIITDTAAAVAGSAASPYDAAVAIQEYLRGPRFQYSVDAPVEEGYDGGGYDVIASFLDLREGYCVHFASTMAVLARESGIPSRISIGYIAGSATDRRVDNVAVVEVDSHDLHAWPELYFEGVGWVPFEPTPGRGTVPSYTRPQAGQVPTTPVTPGRLPVESARPDVDPDRGVTEAGSQTAEPAGQVWVRVGGLALVAGAIVLLPAGLRLAQGLTRRRRMRHGAAPAQAAWDEVRASARDLGAGGAETETARAFTARIASRPAFDGDAGAALAELRNAIERERYGPPGDPRPGTVRLPAEELVTAVATVRSALRADAGAATRVRAVLLPASLLPGVRLPGRNTPAGA
- a CDS encoding YceD family protein, producing MVNKEQPFRVHVRDLVNRPGEMREQRLTIAVPDAMGEGLVSVRAGSELDLDVRLESVHEGVLVTAEVDATAEGECGRCLIDIALPVEVEFQELFAYHSGEAFEYEVQDDHVDLESLIRDAVVLALPFQPVCRPDCPGLDPVTGQRLADHPELVARDERDPRWAALAGFQASEDEGSGAASDADLNRD
- the rpmF gene encoding 50S ribosomal protein L32, giving the protein MAVPKRKKSRANTHARRSQWKAEVPTLVKTVENGKTTYSLPHRAKVVEDSAGTALFLEYKGRKVADV
- the rnc gene encoding ribonuclease III translates to MLQTLQVELDPELLLLALTHRSFAYENGGIPTNERLEFLGDSILGQAVTVRLYRDHPDLDEGELAKRRASLVSSVALAEVARAIGLGPFIRLGRGEMLTGGADKPSILADTVEAIIGAVYLDQGGDVATALVMRLVGPLMRDPDRFGAAMDPKTSLQEIAARIGAPAPVYTVTESGPDHNKHFMATVAVGDLVVASGDGSSKKQAEMSAALEAWTVLSAAR
- the mutM gene encoding bifunctional DNA-formamidopyrimidine glycosylase/DNA-(apurinic or apyrimidinic site) lyase — its product is MPELPEVEVVRAGLAPAVTGARVAGVEVLDARSLKRHDAASGAFEALVTGARIEAAVRRGKFLWLPFQPATGRAADATDGTRVANTADPGHPLALVGHLGMSGQMLLRTPDHPGDDRHARIRLHLEHPGHGELRVDFVDQRIFGSLAVDRMVPTRDGEVAGFSAAVTGAWARSIPTQVAHIARDPLDPAFDEAAFFAALARRATGIKRVMLDQGVVSGIGNIYADEALWAARLHPEQPAASLSRAKARTLLEAVCDVLLKALAEGGTSFDAQYVNVNGASGYFAHSLNAYGQTGTPCPRCGTPIVREPFMNRSSHRCPRCQRLRASRPA
- a CDS encoding type II toxin-antitoxin system RelE/ParE family toxin gives rise to the protein MRDGYRRYGIGSHILFSVENVDSVDVIRILHQRMDPTRHL